Proteins encoded within one genomic window of Manis pentadactyla isolate mManPen7 chromosome 4, mManPen7.hap1, whole genome shotgun sequence:
- the MFAP4 gene encoding microfibril-associated glycoprotein 4 has protein sequence MKALLALPLLLLSTPPCTSQASGIRGDALEKSCLQQPLDCDDIYAQGYQTDGVYLIYPSGPSVPVPVFCDMTTEGGKWTVFQKRFNGSVSFFRGWNDYKLGFGRADGEYWLGLQNLHLLTLKQKYELRVDMEDFENNTAYAKYADFSISPNAISAEEDGYTLYVAGFEDGGAGDSLSYHSGQKFSTFDRDQDLFVQNCAALSSGAFWFRSCHFANLNGFYLGGSHLSYANGINWAQWKGFYYSLKRTEMKIRRT, from the exons ATGAAG GCCCTCCTGGCCCTGCCGCTGCTTCTGCTTTCCACGCCCCCGTGCACCTCCCAGGCCTCCGGAATCCGGGGAGATG ctctggaGAAGTCTTGCCTTCAGCAGCCCCTGGACTGTGACGACATCTATGCCCAGGGCTACCAAACAGACGGCGTGTACCTCATCTACCCCTCGGGCCCCAGCGTGCCTGTGCCTGTCTTCTGTGACATGACCACCGAAGGCGGGAAGTGGACG GTTTTCCAAAAGAGATTCAATGGCTCTGTGAGTTTCTTCCGGGGATGGAACGACTATAAGCTGGGCTTTGGCCGTGCTGACGGGGAGTACTGGCTGG GACTGCAGAACCTCCACCTCCTGACCCTGAAGCAGAAGTATGAGCTGCGTGTGGACATGGAGGACTTTGAGAACAACACAGCCTATGCCAAGTACGCTGACTTCTCCATCTCCCCCAACGCAATCAGTGCTGAGGAGGATGGCTATACCCTCTATGTGGCAGGCTTCGAGGACGGCGGGGCAG GTGACTCCCTGTCCTACCACAGTGGCCAGAAGTTCTCCACCTTCGACCGGGACCAGGACCTCTTTGTGCAGAACTGTGCAGCTCTCTCCTCGGGAGCCTTCTGGTTTCGCAGCTGCCACTTTGCCAACCTCAATGGCTTCTACCTGGGTGGCTCCCACCTCTCCTATGCCAATGGCATCAACTGGGCCCAGTGGAAGGGTTTCTACTACTCCCTCAAGCGCACCGAGATGAAAATCCGCCGGACCTGA